The segment AGTACACTTGAAGATGAAGAAGTGGGTAAAGCCCGAAATCTGATGGGACAGGAAAAGAAAGTAACTGACTCACGTCCGGAAGGCAGGCCACAGGGCACGCATCCGGAAGGCAAGCCACAGGGCACACGTCCGGAAGGCAGGCCACAGGGCACGCATCCGGAAGGCAAGCCACAGGGCACACGTCCGGAAGGCAGGCCACAGGGCAC is part of the Phosphitispora fastidiosa genome and harbors:
- a CDS encoding translation initiation factor IF-2 N-terminal domain-containing protein, whose product is MGKVRVYELAKDLHLESKELLRRLTGIGIDVKNHMSTLEDEEVGKARNLMGQEKKVTDSRPEGRPQGTHPEGKPQGTRPEGRPQGTHPEGKPQGTRPEGRPQGT